Sequence from the Deltaproteobacteria bacterium genome:
CCCCTCGTTCACCGCGCCGAGGATCGACTGGACGTCCGCGTAGCCGGTGAGCATGATCCGGATCGTTTCCGGCCACCGCTTCTTGACCTCGCGAAGGAACTGCGCCCCGGTCATCCCCGGCATCCGGTGGTCCGTGACGACGAGGTGGACCTTCTCCTCCTCGAGGATCCGGATGGCGTCCTCCGCGGCCCGGGCGGTGCGGATCTCGTAGTTCTCCTCGAGGAAGATGCGGCGCAGGGCGTGGAGAACCGACTCCTCGTCGTCCACGAACAGGAGCGTGAATCGCTCCGCCGCCTCTCCCACGGGCTCTCCTCCCGGGGGGGAGGCCGCCGTCGGGGTCTCCGCGCTCTGGAACAGGTCAGCGTATCTGGTCATGGCTCCCTCTCCGGATCGGCAATTGCAGCACGAACGTCGCCCCCCCGCCGGGGGTGTCCTCCACGTCGATCGTTCCCCCGTGCGCGGTGACGATGTCGTACGCCACGGTCAGCCCCAGACCCTTCCCCTTCCCGACGTCCCGCGTGGTGAAGAACGGTTCGAAGATACGCGTCCGCAGATCGGCGGGCACCCCCGGGCCGTTGTCGGCGAAGTCGATGCGGATCCGGTCCTCCGATACTCCGGTGCGGATCGTCACCCGCAACCCCTCCTGCCGTGCCTGGAACGCGTTCCGAAGCAGGCCGAGGAACAGCTGGTTGAACGCCCCCGGCCGGCACGGGATCACCGGGAGGGGGGAGAATTCCCGCGCGATCGCGGCTCCCGCCGGGATCTCGTGCGTCATCACCGAGAGGGTGCGGTCGATCTCCCGGTTCAGGTCCGCGGGCGCTTCCCCTTCCTCGTCGACATGGGAGAACCCTTTCAGGTCCGACACGATCTTCCGGACACGCTCCGTGCCCTCCAGCGTTTGTCGGAGGAGGTCCCCCGCGTCCGCCGAGATGGCGTCCAGCCGGAGCGACTCCCGGTGCTTTCGCAGGTCGTCCCGGTCCTGCTGCGCCACCCCGCCCTGTTCGAACACCCGCTGGTACCGGGCGATGATGTCGAGGAACCGCTCCGTGTACTTTTTCAGCGTCTGGAGGTTGCTCGTGACGAAGGCGAGGGGGTTGTTGATCTCGTGCGCGACCCCCGCGGCCAGCTGGCCGACGGAGGCCATCTTCTCCTGCTGGACCAGCCGCGCCATGGCGCGGGAGAGTTCCTCCGTCCGCTCCCGCACCTTGATCTCCAGGGTCCCGGCGAGCTCGCGGTACCGCTGCTCGGACGCCGAAAGACTCCGGTTCGTCTCCAGCAGCTCCTCGTACGACCGGTTGACCACCTCGGTGTGCGTCTCCGTGGTGAGCATCCGCTTCAGGTTGGTGTGCGCCATCGCGGCGAGGGTGTCCGCGAGCAGGGCGAGGAGGGCGTCCTGCGTCTCTCCACGGGCCGCCCCGGCCGGAAGGACGACGCTGCCCGCCGGTTCCCCCTCGAGAAGGATGGAGCGCCGCGGGTCTCCCTCCCCCGGCGGCGGAACGTCGTCCCCGCTTCCCCAGAGGGCCTTCCCGCCAGTGTCGACGACGCGCACGCCGCGAAGACCCGCCC
This genomic interval carries:
- a CDS encoding response regulator, whose translation is MTRYADLFQSAETPTAASPPGGEPVGEAAERFTLLFVDDEESVLHALRRIFLEENYEIRTARAAEDAIRILEEEKVHLVVTDHRMPGMTGAQFLREVKKRWPETIRIMLTGYADVQSILGAVNEG
- a CDS encoding ATP-binding protein → MPTDSEGRRPIVYCVGEERALRDVLPESEAAALLAAASRAGLRGVRVVDTGGKALWGSGDDVPPPGEGDPRRSILLEGEPAGSVVLPAGAARGETQDALLALLADTLAAMAHTNLKRMLTTETHTEVVNRSYEELLETNRSLSASEQRYRELAGTLEIKVRERTEELSRAMARLVQQEKMASVGQLAAGVAHEINNPLAFVTSNLQTLKKYTERFLDIIARYQRVFEQGGVAQQDRDDLRKHRESLRLDAISADAGDLLRQTLEGTERVRKIVSDLKGFSHVDEEGEAPADLNREIDRTLSVMTHEIPAGAAIAREFSPLPVIPCRPGAFNQLFLGLLRNAFQARQEGLRVTIRTGVSEDRIRIDFADNGPGVPADLRTRIFEPFFTTRDVGKGKGLGLTVAYDIVTAHGGTIDVEDTPGGGATFVLQLPIRRGSHDQIR